From a single Sediminibacterium sp. KACHI17 genomic region:
- a CDS encoding TIGR00730 family Rossman fold protein: MNKTERIIPAQESVYLDGPKPRINELGFAWQIFRQFIKGFRTLHFVGPCITVFGSARFKEDHPYYQQAVAVGKKIAELGFTTMTGGGPGIMEAANKGAYENGGQSVGCNIKLPFEQYPNPYMHKWITFDYFFIRKVLLVKYSYAFIIMPGGFGTMDEFFETLTLAQTKVINDFPIVLLGKDYFQPLLDSIDDMAKHGTISPEDKKLIFLTDDVDEAMNYIKTYVKKNYKVRPRRRLWWLFEKR; the protein is encoded by the coding sequence ATGAATAAAACAGAAAGGATCATTCCCGCGCAGGAATCAGTGTATTTAGATGGACCGAAGCCAAGGATCAATGAATTGGGTTTTGCCTGGCAGATCTTCAGACAGTTTATCAAAGGATTTCGTACACTTCACTTTGTAGGACCCTGTATCACCGTGTTTGGATCAGCGAGATTTAAAGAAGATCATCCTTATTATCAACAAGCGGTTGCTGTAGGTAAAAAAATAGCTGAGTTGGGTTTTACAACCATGACAGGTGGCGGTCCGGGTATTATGGAGGCAGCCAACAAAGGTGCTTACGAAAATGGCGGACAATCCGTTGGTTGTAATATCAAATTGCCTTTTGAACAGTATCCGAATCCATACATGCATAAATGGATCACGTTTGATTATTTTTTTATCAGAAAAGTGTTGCTGGTCAAATACTCTTACGCTTTTATCATTATGCCCGGCGGATTTGGTACGATGGATGAATTTTTTGAAACGCTTACACTGGCACAGACAAAAGTGATCAATGATTTTCCGATAGTGTTGTTAGGTAAAGATTATTTCCAGCCTCTATTAGACAGTATTGATGATATGGCAAAACATGGAACCATTTCTCCGGAAGATAAAAAACTGATTTTTCTGACAGACGATGTAGATGAGGCAATGAATTACATCAAAACCTATGTCAAAAAGAATTATAAAGTGAGACCAAGAAGAAGATTGTGGTGGTTGTTTGAGAAAAGATGA
- a CDS encoding exodeoxyribonuclease III — translation MRIISYNVNGIRAAMKKGFTDWLATNPADVICLQETKANQEDVDVSSIEKTGYQTFWYSAQKKGYSGVAIFTKIKPDQVLFGNGIEQSDAEGRVIRADFGDITLINAYFPSGTSGDERQTYKYQWLDEFFTYVQDLRKKRKKLIVTGDYNIAHTEIDIHDPKGNKKSSGFLPEERAWMDQFLANKWVDTFRHLHPEVTGAYSWWSQRFPSVRLQNKGWRIDYISITDALQPQLKAAAIYPDVKHSDHCPIYAEIG, via the coding sequence ATGCGCATCATATCCTATAATGTCAATGGTATCAGGGCTGCCATGAAAAAAGGTTTTACAGATTGGTTAGCAACAAATCCTGCTGATGTGATCTGCCTGCAAGAAACAAAAGCCAATCAGGAAGATGTTGATGTCTCTTCGATTGAAAAAACGGGGTATCAGACTTTCTGGTATTCTGCACAAAAAAAAGGGTATAGTGGCGTCGCCATTTTCACTAAAATAAAACCAGATCAAGTACTCTTTGGAAATGGTATTGAACAAAGTGATGCAGAGGGAAGGGTGATCAGAGCAGACTTTGGAGATATTACCCTGATCAATGCTTATTTCCCATCCGGTACAAGTGGAGATGAGAGACAAACTTATAAATACCAGTGGCTCGATGAGTTTTTCACCTATGTACAAGACCTGAGAAAAAAAAGAAAGAAACTGATCGTTACGGGTGATTATAATATTGCACATACCGAGATTGATATTCATGATCCGAAAGGCAATAAAAAATCATCTGGCTTTTTACCGGAAGAACGGGCATGGATGGATCAATTTCTTGCCAACAAATGGGTAGATACTTTTCGCCATCTTCATCCGGAAGTAACCGGAGCGTATTCCTGGTGGAGTCAGCGATTTCCTTCAGTAAGGTTACAAAATAAGGGCTGGCGTATCGATTATATCAGTATCACAGATGCTTTACAACCGCAATTGAAAGCAGCAGCTATTTATCCGGATGTCAAGCACAGCGATCATTGTCCGATCTATGCTGAGATCGGCTAA
- a CDS encoding DUF4286 family protein yields the protein MYIYNVTIQLAWGIHEDWLEWMKTKHIPEVMATGCFTEFRFVRVLELDETEGPTYATQYFAATKEDYDRYIEHHASALRKDTLDVWGNQFAGFRSLMQVVN from the coding sequence GTGTATATCTATAATGTAACCATTCAATTGGCCTGGGGCATTCATGAAGACTGGCTGGAATGGATGAAAACCAAACATATTCCGGAAGTAATGGCCACCGGATGTTTTACTGAATTTCGTTTTGTTCGTGTTCTTGAACTGGATGAAACAGAAGGACCTACTTATGCTACTCAATATTTTGCTGCAACCAAAGAAGATTATGACCGCTACATAGAGCACCATGCATCAGCCTTACGTAAAGATACACTGGATGTTTGGGGCAATCAATTTGCCGGTTTTCGTTCTTTAATGCAGGTTGTGAATTGA
- a CDS encoding HU family DNA-binding protein codes for MNKAELIAQLAEDAGITKTQANAALDSFVDTVTKTLKKGDKVTLVGFGTFSVSKRAARTGRNPQTGETIKIKAKKVARFKAGKELSAKI; via the coding sequence ATGAACAAAGCTGAATTAATCGCGCAACTCGCAGAAGATGCAGGTATCACCAAAACTCAAGCTAACGCTGCTTTAGATTCTTTTGTTGATACAGTAACTAAAACCCTGAAAAAAGGTGATAAAGTTACACTGGTAGGTTTCGGTACTTTCTCTGTATCTAAGCGTGCTGCTCGTACAGGTCGTAATCCTCAAACTGGTGAGACTATCAAGATCAAAGCTAAAAAAGTTGCCCGCTTCAAAGCTGGTAAAGAACTGAGCGCAAAGATCTAA
- a CDS encoding 30S ribosomal protein THX, whose amino-acid sequence MFAPHHSSNKNYSTMGRGDKKTAKGKRFKGSFGKSRPANAKATAVKAKKAAAKAS is encoded by the coding sequence ATTTTTGCACCTCACCATTCATCAAACAAAAACTATAGTACCATGGGTAGAGGCGATAAAAAAACCGCTAAAGGAAAAAGATTCAAAGGTTCTTTCGGCAAAAGCCGTCCTGCAAATGCTAAAGCAACTGCAGTAAAGGCTAAGAAAGCAGCTGCGAAAGCTTCTTAG
- a CDS encoding aminotransferase class V-fold PLP-dependent enzyme — translation MNQRRDFLQRMGLLAGAFSANSLFQQLHAAEWASAQQRVASFSPEQTATDEDYWSVIQQSYTVNPNLVNLNNGGVSPSPRVVQQAVERFNQLSNEGPSYYMWRILDQGREPLRYKLATLAGCSTEEIAVNRNATEALNTVIFGLDLKAGDEVIGTKQDYPNMIQAWRQRALRDGIVYTQISFDFPIENDDEIVAAFEKAITPKTRILHLTHIINWIGQILPVKKIAQMAHRRGLEVIVDGAHSFGLLDFKIPDLECDYFGTSLHKFLSAPIGSGMLWIKKEKIEKIWPLVCNDKPRSDDIRKFETLGTRSFPIEQGIGEALNFHNAIGAKRKEERIRYLKNYWAEKARSIPKVKIHTSFKPEYACAICGVSVDGMTPAQLDQALFNTYKIHTVGIVWENISCVRVTPHVYTRIQDLDKLVFALEEIAKKKM, via the coding sequence GTGAATCAACGCAGAGATTTTCTACAGCGTATGGGACTTTTGGCCGGAGCTTTTTCCGCCAATAGTCTGTTTCAGCAGTTACATGCTGCCGAATGGGCGTCTGCACAACAAAGAGTGGCGTCTTTTAGTCCGGAACAAACCGCTACGGATGAAGACTATTGGTCAGTGATCCAGCAGTCCTATACTGTTAATCCCAACCTGGTCAACCTGAATAATGGTGGGGTAAGCCCTTCGCCCAGAGTAGTACAACAGGCGGTGGAAAGATTCAATCAGTTGTCGAATGAAGGTCCTTCCTACTATATGTGGCGAATCCTGGATCAAGGTCGTGAACCACTCCGTTATAAGTTGGCAACATTGGCAGGATGTTCTACAGAGGAAATAGCGGTCAACAGAAATGCTACAGAAGCATTGAATACAGTGATCTTTGGTTTGGACCTCAAAGCAGGTGATGAAGTGATCGGTACCAAACAAGATTATCCCAATATGATCCAGGCATGGAGACAAAGAGCCTTGCGAGATGGTATTGTGTATACACAGATCAGTTTTGACTTTCCGATTGAAAATGATGATGAGATCGTAGCAGCATTTGAAAAAGCCATCACTCCCAAAACAAGAATTTTACATCTGACACATATCATTAACTGGATCGGACAGATTCTTCCGGTAAAAAAGATCGCACAGATGGCACATCGACGTGGATTGGAAGTGATTGTCGATGGCGCTCACTCTTTTGGCTTGCTCGATTTTAAGATCCCGGACCTGGAATGTGATTATTTCGGCACAAGCTTACACAAATTCCTCAGCGCTCCGATCGGTAGTGGGATGTTATGGATCAAAAAAGAAAAAATCGAAAAGATATGGCCGTTGGTATGTAATGATAAACCACGAAGTGACGATATCAGAAAGTTTGAAACCCTTGGTACCAGAAGCTTTCCAATTGAACAAGGGATCGGTGAAGCTTTGAATTTTCACAATGCAATTGGTGCAAAAAGAAAAGAAGAGCGGATTCGTTACCTGAAAAATTACTGGGCAGAGAAAGCCAGATCTATTCCCAAAGTAAAAATACATACCTCATTTAAGCCCGAATATGCTTGCGCCATTTGTGGTGTATCTGTTGATGGCATGACACCTGCGCAATTGGATCAGGCATTATTTAATACCTATAAGATTCACACTGTAGGTATTGTCTGGGAAAATATCAGCTGTGTTCGTGTAACACCACATGTTTATACCAGAATACAGGATCTGGATAAGCTGGTGTTTGCATTGGAGGAAATAGCGAAGAAAAAGATGTAA
- a CDS encoding glycosyltransferase, producing MDLHNPLVSIVIPCYNHGAYIQEAIDSITVDKIAYPIEIIIVDDGSSDNATHAKLEALQTAGYHVIFQKNGGPASARNTGVANAKGQYILPLDADNKISPDYINKAMPLLLKEDIDIVYARPIFFGDLSQKKRQYKVRKFDDLDIVTGNCADACALYKREVWEKNGGYDTAIPYYGFEDWEFWIHAASNGFKFHFLDEELFYYRIINNSVITGYSNEDRIKLNKQYIIKKHSDFYLEKIIRLSYIKERYEVDMLRFILTPILYPLYLLKIIDSPIVRSRKKFK from the coding sequence ATGGATCTACATAACCCGCTTGTATCAATTGTCATTCCTTGTTATAACCATGGAGCCTATATTCAAGAAGCCATTGATAGTATCACTGTAGATAAAATTGCATACCCCATTGAAATTATCATTGTAGACGATGGCTCTAGTGACAATGCAACACATGCTAAATTAGAAGCTCTTCAAACCGCAGGTTATCATGTTATTTTCCAAAAAAATGGAGGGCCTGCCAGTGCAAGAAATACCGGGGTAGCCAATGCAAAAGGTCAATATATTTTACCACTGGATGCCGACAACAAAATCTCACCTGATTATATCAATAAGGCGATGCCGCTTTTATTAAAAGAAGATATTGATATAGTTTATGCAAGACCTATTTTTTTTGGTGATCTTTCTCAAAAGAAGCGACAATATAAAGTGAGAAAATTTGATGACCTCGATATTGTAACCGGCAACTGTGCTGATGCGTGTGCCCTATATAAACGAGAAGTATGGGAAAAGAATGGCGGATATGATACAGCCATCCCCTATTATGGATTTGAAGACTGGGAGTTCTGGATCCATGCAGCGTCAAACGGATTTAAATTTCACTTTCTTGACGAAGAACTTTTTTATTACCGCATCATCAATAATTCAGTGATTACCGGTTATTCCAATGAAGACCGGATAAAACTAAATAAGCAATACATCATAAAAAAACACTCGGACTTCTATCTTGAAAAGATCATTCGTCTTTCCTACATCAAAGAGCGCTATGAGGTTGATATGCTCAGGTTTATCTTAACTCCGATTCTTTATCCGTTGTATTTATTGAAAATAATTGACTCCCCTATCGTCAGATCAAGAAAGAAATTTAAATAG
- a CDS encoding methyltransferase domain-containing protein, whose translation MTKQQIEKVYIKPTLKLGYGYYLIQHSLIEAVKDLKKKIKGNVLDLGCGVMPYRDFLLEAGTIDQYIGMDLEYSEYHNKVKPDMYWDGYTIPLESESVDWIIVTEFLEHYFDTNAILKEMRRVLKPGGSIFFSVPFIYSLHEVPHDHHRFTPYSLSRFFTDNEFSSHSIYPRGGFNYSLIIMMSLWAKQAGSKGIIRLLVKFFLFCFHKHLIKNDKKYSTYQKGYTSFENHTMPSGLWGYATK comes from the coding sequence ATGACCAAGCAACAAATTGAAAAAGTTTATATTAAACCTACGCTAAAATTGGGCTATGGTTATTATCTTATTCAACACTCGTTGATTGAAGCTGTTAAAGACTTAAAAAAGAAAATAAAAGGAAATGTTCTTGATCTAGGATGTGGGGTAATGCCTTACAGAGATTTCCTGCTTGAGGCAGGTACTATCGATCAATATATTGGAATGGATCTTGAATACTCTGAGTATCATAATAAGGTGAAACCAGATATGTATTGGGATGGATATACCATTCCGCTCGAGTCAGAAAGTGTTGACTGGATCATCGTAACCGAATTTTTAGAACATTACTTTGATACAAATGCAATATTGAAAGAAATGCGTCGTGTGTTAAAACCGGGCGGTAGCATCTTCTTTTCAGTACCATTTATTTATAGTCTACATGAAGTACCGCATGATCACCATCGTTTTACGCCTTATTCATTGAGCAGATTTTTTACTGACAATGAATTTTCAAGTCATTCTATTTATCCAAGAGGTGGATTTAATTATAGCCTGATCATCATGATGAGTTTATGGGCAAAACAAGCAGGCAGCAAGGGTATTATTCGATTACTAGTGAAATTTTTCTTGTTTTGTTTTCATAAACATCTCATTAAAAACGACAAGAAATATTCAACCTATCAAAAAGGATACACATCATTTGAGAATCATACCATGCCATCAGGGTTATGGGGATATGCTACAAAATGA
- a CDS encoding glycosyltransferase family 1 protein translates to MKYPHTGLYHFCQQLGSALLEEVSNDEEIVFYTSKKNIGAFGLDHTYLTQRFFHKLIMPSVEQYKVWHVTHQHSMYHPSPKNIPVVLTVHDLNFLKGALKNDVKRKHYLRELQNRINQAQYIVTISNYVLNDLKENIDIGTKPHSVIYNGCNLSTLQTPETPLVIPEKPFLFSIGTVTEKKNFHVLPRLLKNTEFSLLLSGVIQDEEYKKKIIDEARTLGVLDRVYFTGPISENDKQWYYKNCVGFVFPSIAEGFGLPVIEAMAQGKPVFLSSLTSLPEIGDQYAFYFSDFTIESMQKTLEEGLRSYVQQNMEQSIIAHAKSFDWSITARKYLEIYRSFY, encoded by the coding sequence ATGAAGTATCCTCATACGGGGTTGTATCATTTTTGTCAACAACTTGGCAGTGCTTTACTTGAAGAAGTGAGCAACGATGAAGAGATCGTTTTTTATACTTCAAAAAAAAATATTGGAGCTTTTGGTCTGGATCATACTTATCTCACTCAACGTTTTTTTCATAAGTTGATAATGCCTTCAGTGGAACAGTACAAAGTCTGGCATGTTACGCATCAGCATAGTATGTACCATCCCTCTCCCAAAAACATACCGGTTGTACTTACTGTTCACGATCTGAATTTTTTAAAAGGGGCGCTAAAAAATGATGTAAAACGGAAGCATTATTTGAGAGAGTTACAAAATAGAATTAATCAAGCTCAATATATTGTTACGATATCTAATTATGTATTGAACGATCTAAAAGAGAATATTGATATTGGTACAAAACCTCATTCTGTAATTTATAATGGCTGCAACCTTTCTACCTTACAAACACCGGAAACTCCGTTGGTCATTCCCGAAAAGCCATTTCTTTTTTCCATTGGAACTGTTACCGAGAAGAAAAATTTTCACGTATTACCCAGGTTGTTGAAAAATACTGAGTTCTCATTATTATTATCGGGAGTAATTCAGGATGAGGAGTACAAGAAAAAAATTATAGATGAGGCACGGACATTAGGTGTGTTGGATCGAGTATATTTTACCGGACCCATTTCGGAAAACGACAAGCAATGGTATTATAAAAACTGCGTAGGTTTTGTCTTCCCGTCCATTGCAGAGGGGTTCGGGCTTCCTGTAATAGAGGCGATGGCGCAGGGTAAGCCTGTTTTTTTATCTTCTCTTACCAGCTTACCGGAAATAGGCGATCAGTATGCATTTTATTTTTCAGACTTTACAATAGAAAGTATGCAGAAAACCCTCGAAGAAGGGCTACGATCGTATGTACAACAAAATATGGAGCAATCGATCATTGCACATGCAAAGAGTTTTGATTGGTCGATCACTGCAAGGAAATACCTAGAGATATACAGGTCCTTTTATTGA
- a CDS encoding glycosyltransferase family 2 protein produces MSNSSTTLIDQPLVSVVMATYQGERFIGKQLESILTQTYTHLEIIIVDDGSTDRTYAILEEYAAKDPRIRLFKNEKNIGYIKNFEKGLLLATGDLIAPSDQDDIWLPEKIEVLINSIGSATIAYCDSSLMDENGSLIGKKLSEIKRLADFNDCLNFLVGNSAAGHAMLIKKELIRNSIPLAPMIPHDHWLGFVATLYQGIKFIDRPLVHYRQHNSSVFGAVKVKDSSGERRAKKRKDLDAIRQRVALMYDKCKILAHKETDFFRRCSKAYESFTLIHNFNRMLLFFSHNKRILAYKRRNLLRRWLYCIKLFFTIQ; encoded by the coding sequence GTGAGCAATTCATCAACAACCTTGATCGATCAACCTTTGGTTTCTGTGGTAATGGCCACTTATCAGGGCGAACGGTTTATTGGAAAACAACTGGAAAGTATTCTCACCCAAACATATACGCACTTAGAAATCATCATTGTAGATGATGGGTCAACAGACAGGACCTATGCTATCCTTGAAGAATATGCTGCAAAAGATCCACGCATCCGATTATTTAAAAATGAAAAGAACATCGGCTATATCAAAAACTTTGAGAAAGGATTATTGCTGGCTACCGGTGATCTTATAGCACCCAGTGATCAGGATGATATATGGTTGCCTGAAAAAATTGAGGTTTTGATAAATAGTATTGGAAGCGCTACAATTGCTTATTGTGATTCTTCTTTGATGGATGAAAACGGTTCACTAATCGGAAAAAAACTTTCTGAGATCAAACGATTAGCAGATTTTAATGATTGTTTGAATTTCCTGGTGGGTAATTCAGCAGCCGGACATGCCATGTTAATCAAAAAAGAATTGATAAGAAATTCAATTCCTTTAGCACCTATGATCCCTCATGATCACTGGCTGGGATTTGTTGCTACATTATATCAAGGAATCAAATTCATCGATCGGCCTTTGGTACATTATAGACAACATAATAGCAGCGTTTTTGGAGCAGTGAAAGTAAAGGATTCAAGCGGAGAACGCAGAGCCAAAAAAAGAAAAGACCTGGATGCGATCAGACAACGAGTAGCCCTGATGTATGATAAATGTAAAATATTAGCGCATAAGGAAACTGATTTTTTCAGACGCTGTTCAAAAGCTTATGAATCTTTTACGCTTATTCATAACTTTAATCGAATGCTTTTATTTTTCTCTCATAACAAGAGAATTCTAGCCTATAAAAGAAGAAATCTTTTAAGAAGATGGCTGTATTGCATAAAACTATTTTTTACTATCCAATAA
- the meaB gene encoding methylmalonyl Co-A mutase-associated GTPase MeaB codes for MWDQLLRQIAHSDLKALARSISLVENEVEGYEKFLGQLPAGHAFVTGITGPPGAGKSTLVDVLIHQWVNEGKKVGVLCVDPSSPFNLGAVLGDRIRMSDWYNHPNVFIRSLATRGSLGGLHPHIIEITALMQAAGFDQVIVETVGVGQSEIEIAGLADTTVVVVVPEAGDEVQTMKAGLMEIADVFVVNKSDRPDADHFVKNLRMMLAPAFKQTSWEVPVIKTIASEKKGIADLAASIQQHQSLQEDRPRKAWLLTERAYQLIQRYRMRDVEKSAIKEAIEVDLKKGNFNLFTFIQHYI; via the coding sequence ATGTGGGATCAATTATTACGACAAATAGCACATTCAGATCTGAAAGCTTTGGCCAGAAGTATTTCATTGGTAGAAAATGAAGTAGAAGGCTATGAAAAGTTTTTAGGTCAACTGCCTGCCGGACATGCTTTTGTTACCGGTATCACAGGCCCGCCGGGAGCAGGGAAGAGTACATTGGTAGATGTATTGATCCATCAATGGGTCAATGAAGGAAAGAAAGTAGGTGTGTTGTGTGTAGATCCTTCATCCCCCTTCAATTTAGGGGCTGTTTTAGGTGATCGTATTCGCATGAGTGATTGGTACAACCACCCCAATGTATTCATTCGGTCACTTGCTACCAGAGGTTCATTAGGCGGGTTGCATCCGCATATCATTGAGATCACTGCTTTGATGCAGGCTGCAGGATTTGATCAGGTAATTGTTGAAACCGTTGGGGTTGGACAAAGTGAAATAGAAATTGCAGGGTTGGCTGATACAACTGTTGTAGTGGTAGTGCCTGAGGCTGGTGATGAAGTGCAAACAATGAAAGCCGGATTGATGGAAATTGCTGATGTTTTTGTAGTGAACAAAAGTGACAGACCTGATGCCGATCATTTTGTAAAAAATCTGAGAATGATGTTGGCACCTGCTTTCAAACAAACCAGTTGGGAAGTGCCGGTAATAAAAACCATTGCCTCTGAGAAGAAAGGGATCGCTGACTTAGCAGCATCAATTCAGCAGCATCAAAGCTTACAAGAAGATCGACCAAGAAAGGCCTGGTTGTTAACGGAAAGAGCTTATCAGTTGATACAAAGATACCGTATGCGTGATGTGGAAAAGAGCGCGATCAAGGAAGCCATAGAAGTAGATTTGAAAAAAGGAAATTTCAATCTATTTACTTTCATTCAACATTACATATAA
- a CDS encoding glycosyltransferase family 2 protein produces MKISGFTIIKNAVLNDYPIVEAIRSILPVVDEMIILIGDCEDDTIALMQSINDPKIKIHHSVWDKTLRTGGTVLAVETNKAFQLIDPESDWAFYIQGDEAVHEQYHDRIRKACLQYKDDKRVEGLVFKYLHFYGTYDYVGDSRKWYDHEVRIIRNDKKISSYKDAQGFRVGERKLWVKPVDAYVYHYGWVKNPEQMMKKMKNFSKLWHSDQKLEELMKSPDFWNYDDFDSLQKFTDTHPAVMRERIARQNWKTELDISKKKFSLKDKFLYYFEKLTGIRPFDFRNYRILK; encoded by the coding sequence ATGAAGATCTCAGGGTTTACCATTATCAAAAATGCGGTATTGAATGATTATCCGATCGTAGAAGCGATCCGTTCTATTTTGCCTGTGGTGGATGAAATGATCATTCTGATCGGTGATTGTGAAGATGATACGATCGCTTTGATGCAATCTATCAATGATCCCAAGATCAAGATCCATCACTCGGTTTGGGATAAAACCCTGCGTACCGGCGGTACCGTACTTGCTGTTGAAACCAACAAAGCTTTTCAATTGATTGATCCAGAAAGTGACTGGGCTTTTTATATCCAGGGAGATGAGGCAGTACATGAACAATACCATGATCGTATTCGCAAGGCCTGTTTACAATATAAAGACGATAAGCGAGTAGAAGGATTGGTATTCAAGTATCTCCACTTTTATGGCACATATGATTATGTAGGTGACAGTAGAAAATGGTATGATCATGAAGTTAGAATTATCCGAAATGATAAGAAGATCAGTTCTTATAAGGATGCACAAGGTTTTAGAGTAGGTGAAAGAAAGCTATGGGTGAAACCGGTAGATGCATATGTGTATCATTATGGATGGGTGAAAAATCCGGAGCAGATGATGAAGAAAATGAAAAATTTCAGCAAACTCTGGCATTCTGATCAAAAGCTTGAAGAATTGATGAAGTCTCCAGACTTCTGGAACTATGATGATTTTGATTCACTGCAAAAATTTACAGATACACATCCTGCGGTAATGCGAGAGAGAATCGCCCGACAAAACTGGAAAACAGAACTCGATATCAGCAAAAAGAAATTCTCTTTAAAAGATAAATTCCTTTACTATTTCGAAAAACTGACGGGTATCAGACCTTTTGATTTTCGTAATTACCGGATCTTGAAATAG
- a CDS encoding LON peptidase substrate-binding domain-containing protein codes for MTNFIPIFPLGVVVFPGEQLNLHIFEPRYKQLIQDCFSENRSFGIPIVLKNNVSEMGTLVTITEIVQVHEDGKMDIRTRGEKVFRMLELVKTIPDKLYSGAIVHYPTNDERQNSKLTAQVISGIRELHKLIQVTKDFKKTDDELCSYDLAHHAGLSLEEEYELLSLLHESQRLEYLKQHLSKVLPVIAGMESLKERIQLNGHFRELKGFNFDL; via the coding sequence ATGACCAATTTTATTCCCATTTTTCCTTTAGGTGTAGTCGTTTTTCCGGGAGAACAATTGAATCTGCACATTTTTGAACCTCGATATAAACAACTGATACAGGATTGTTTTAGTGAAAATCGTTCTTTTGGTATTCCGATCGTACTCAAGAACAATGTATCAGAAATGGGTACACTGGTTACGATCACTGAGATCGTTCAGGTGCATGAAGATGGCAAGATGGACATCCGTACGCGTGGTGAAAAAGTATTCCGGATGCTTGAGCTCGTGAAAACCATTCCCGATAAGCTTTATAGTGGTGCTATTGTTCATTATCCTACAAATGACGAAAGACAAAACAGTAAGTTAACTGCTCAGGTGATCTCAGGTATCCGAGAATTACACAAGTTGATCCAGGTGACCAAGGATTTCAAAAAAACGGATGATGAATTGTGCAGTTATGACCTGGCACATCATGCCGGACTTTCACTCGAAGAAGAATATGAATTATTGAGTTTATTACATGAGTCGCAGCGGTTGGAATACCTGAAACAACATTTATCAAAAGTATTGCCAGTTATTGCCGGTATGGAATCATTAAAAGAGCGTATACAACTCAATGGTCATTTTAGAGAACTGAAAGGCTTTAACTTTGACCTATAA
- a CDS encoding type III pantothenate kinase has translation MYTSLCFDFGNTRLKCAVFEGKELKEVLVLESDDIDIVDAVLDQYQPKKAILSSVIKHNPVIEKLLTEKTRFHKLGHTSKLPFTTPVGKPETIGADRLAICAAAVDLFPNQHNLAIGLGTCITYNYINKAHEFLGGSISPGMTMRFRAMHEQTALLPMVEPDHHFPLIGFDTKTNLQSGVIMGMAKEIDGIIDAYALKFNNFNVLLTGGDMAFFVPHLKNRIFADPYLIFKGLYAICEHNIIEI, from the coding sequence ATGTATACCAGTTTATGTTTCGACTTTGGCAATACCCGTCTTAAGTGTGCTGTATTTGAAGGCAAAGAACTCAAAGAAGTACTTGTTCTGGAGAGTGATGATATTGACATCGTAGATGCTGTGCTGGATCAGTATCAACCGAAAAAAGCCATCCTTTCTTCTGTGATCAAGCATAATCCGGTCATAGAAAAGCTTTTAACTGAAAAAACGCGCTTTCATAAACTCGGCCATACCAGTAAACTTCCTTTTACTACGCCGGTAGGCAAGCCTGAAACGATTGGAGCCGACAGGTTAGCCATCTGCGCCGCGGCGGTGGACCTGTTTCCAAATCAACACAATCTCGCCATTGGCTTAGGTACATGCATTACTTACAATTATATCAATAAAGCGCATGAATTTCTGGGTGGAAGTATTTCTCCGGGCATGACCATGCGTTTCAGGGCGATGCATGAACAAACTGCTTTATTGCCCATGGTAGAACCGGATCATCACTTCCCTTTGATCGGTTTTGACACCAAAACCAACCTCCAAAGTGGTGTAATCATGGGAATGGCCAAGGAAATAGATGGAATTATTGATGCTTATGCATTGAAATTCAACAACTTTAACGTGCTATTAACCGGGGGAGATATGGCTTTTTTTGTCCCACATCTAAAAAACAGGATATTTGCCGACCCTTATCTAATTTTTAAAGGCCTGTATGCGATTTGTGAGCACAACATTATTGAGATCTAG